A genomic segment from Aegilops tauschii subsp. strangulata cultivar AL8/78 chromosome 1, Aet v6.0, whole genome shotgun sequence encodes:
- the LOC109787138 gene encoding uncharacterized protein, whose product MSRSKADPSDAGSFAGAMFTSDRLNELHIKDHVPVILDLDSPSYNAWRTYFALLFRSYRLIEHVDGSIDFRDMKDDDEWLAVDACIVKWLFLTISQGLFNMVNSRDPLVYAMWTRLCDLFLDNQLQRRVFLQGEFFTMQQNDLSIGEYCTRQKVLTDELHDVGMTIDDSVLLTNLLRGLHPDLG is encoded by the coding sequence ATGTCCCGCTCCAAGGCCGATCCCTCCGACGCCGGCTCCTTCGCTGGCGCCATGTTCACCTCCGATCGCCTCAACGAGCTCCACATCAAGGATCATGTGCCCGTCATCCTCGACCTCGACTCGCCGTCCTACAATGCATGGCGCACCTACTTCGCACTGTTGTTCCGCTCCTACCGTCTCATCGAGCACGTTGATGGGAGCATCGACTTCCGCGACATGAAGGACGATGATGAGTGGCTTGCCGTGGACGCCTGCATCGTCAAGTGGCTCTTCCTCACCATCTCCCAAGGTCTCTTCAACATGGTGAACTCCCGTGACCCCTTGGTGTACGCCATGTGGACACGGTTGTGCGACCTCTTCCTCGACAATCAACTCCAACGCCGCGTCTTCCTCCAAGGGGAGTTTTTCACTATGCAGCAAAACGATCTTTCGATCGGTGAGTACTGCACGCGACAGAAGGTTCTCACCGACGAGCTGCACGACGTCGGCATGACCATCGACGACTCCGTCCTCCTTACAAACCTCCTTCGCGGCCTCCACCCCGACCTTGGCTAG